CTAAGCTACACAATACTTCAAGTTTTGAATTAGTAGATGGTATAAATGTCCACCGAATTACGCCATTCCATGAGCAAGAATCGAATTTTCTTACTTGGGTTGCTGGCTTAAACCTTGCAATGATCGATAAAGTAAAGGAGCTTTCAAAGCACCATCAATTTTCACTAATACACGCCCATGATTGGCTTGTCGGAACTAGCGGACTAATCCTTAGCAAAGAACTTAATATACCGTTAATCGCGACCATTCATTCTTCTGAGCATGGCCGTAATAATGGAATCTACACAGACACCCAGACATTTATTGATAAAAAAGAACGCGAATTAATTAATGGCGCAGATCAATTAATTGTATGTAGTGAATATATGCGAGAAGAATTGCAGCAGGTTTTTACAATCGATCAGAAAGAAATGGCGGTCATTGCGAATGGCATTGATCTAGACTCCACAAAAATGAGTTATATAGATAAAAATAAAGATTTACCACTTGACTCTAACAAACGTCTTATTTTTTCAATTGGAAGGTTAGTAAGGGAAAAAGGCTTTGATACGATCATTGATGCTGCCCCAACGTTACTTGAAAAATATCCAGATATCTATTTTGTCATAGCCGGAAAGGGACCGATGTACTCAGAGCTTGAACAAAAAATAAAAGAATATGGTCTTGAAAAATCAGTTTTTCTAGTCGGCTATGTTGATGATGAGGCACGGAACCTATTATTTAGAAGTTGTGAACTTTCGGTGTTCCCAAGTCTATATGAACCATTTGGCATCGTATCTCTGGAATCAATGATATTAGGAAAACCAACGATTGTCTCAAAGACTGGTGGTTTAAAAGGAATTGTTGATCATATGAAAGCCGGTTTATTTATGACCCCAGGGGATAAAGAAAGTCTTATTGAACAGGTTCAATTTTTATTAGAGCATAAAGTTCAGGCAAATAAATTAGGTGAAAAAGGAAAGGAAGCTTGTGAACGGCTTTTCAGTTGGCAAAGAATTGGTCTGGAAACGAAAAGAGTATACGAGGAGACTTTATATCGTTTTAAGAAGGTTATGCCTTAAAATAAGGAAGGGGAACGTTATGAGACCGAAAATAAAAACGATAAGTAACTTTCGACTTAAAAGGAAATCTGTAAATTATTCTCGGCTCCAAACAATCTTAAAAAGTAAAATTGGGATTTGGATTGATGGGAAAATCTTTTGGATGAAAAATGGGTCAGAGAAGCTCCTACCTGAACAAGCGCTTTCGATTAAAGTCATTCAAAGAGAGATTCATTCAAAAATAAAGCTACTCGAAATATTTGTGACGAATCACAATGAAAAAATGAGGGAGATCAAGGTTATTGTGTTGCACAGCTTTGAAAAATTTGCTCATGATGATTTAACCTTCTTTTCACCAAAGGAAAGAGTCTTTTATCATTTAGCTAAGCGGTCTATGTACTTGGTCAATGGTTTAATCAATGATTCCTTTATGCATCAATATACCGTTCAACCAATTTGGAATGTACATGCAGATAAATTTTGGGAATGTAAAAGTTTAGGTACGCTAAAATATCAACCAATGTCACATGGTCCATCAAACAGTTTATTCACCCTTAATATGAAGCTATCAGGTTCAAAAACGAATCGGGCTCAAACTTGGATGATTTCGGGGAATTCAAAAGAAGAGTTACTTAACCTCAATCATGCGGTTTTAAAAAACACACTAGCTTTTCAATTTGAAAAATGATATTATAGAAAAGTCGTATGAACGAACTAGTATTATGGTTTGGAGGGAAATTCTATGCGCGTGAATATTACGTTAGCTTGCACAGAGTGTGGAGATCGTAACTATATTTCAACAAAAAATAAACGTAACAATCCTGATCGTCTTGAGCTTAAAAAATATTGCCCAAGAGAAAAACGTACAACTGCACATCGTGAAACAAAATAAGCAGTGGGGGCTTCCTACTGCTTTTTTTGTTGTCTTAAAATAATTGATTTGCTTATTATTAGGCTTGTTCTATGATGGCGTTGATTTTTTGAGCACTCTGTTGATTGGAGCGGAAATCAACTGACAAATTTAAATAGCTAATTTTTAAAACTATATAGGTACTTATGAGACGGAGGGTAGAAGATGAATAAGAAACAGCTTCGTCAAGAGATGAAAGAACAGTTAGCCTTCTTAACAAAGCCACTATATGAAGAAAAATCCTATTCAATTGCAAAAAAACTATATCAAGACCCAAAATGGATTCTTGCTGATACAGTCGGAATGACCATTTCAAATCCACCTGAAGTAGATACATACCAAATCATAAGAAAAGCCTGGGAGCTCGGGAAAAAAGTTGTGGTACCGAAATGTGACCCGGAAACTAAACAGCTTCATTTTCGGAAATTGGATCGCTTTTCCCAACTAGAATCTGTTTTTTTTGGCCTTTACGAGCCAAATCCATTGCAGACAATCGAGGTGAAATCTGATGAGATTGACCTTTTAATTGTCCAGGGTCTAGCCTTTACAAGAGAAGGGTATCGATTAGGATTTGGTGGTGGCTATTATGATCGGTTTTTAATGGATTATCATCGTGAAACCTATTCACTTGCGTTTACTATGCAGATTGTCGATTATCTACCGATTGAACGTCATGATTTACCGGTAGATAAAATCTTTACTGATGAGGTAGTTGACATTGATGACTAAACTACTGATATGTTTCATTCTTTTGATTTCAGTGATATACGGCTATTTTAAGCGGTATTTAACCTTTTCAGGAGCAGTTGCTGCCTTTTTTGTTGGTGGGGCAGTTGTTCTCGCTTTCGGTTTTCGAGGATTAATTGTATTAGGAGTATTTTTTGCTACCTCTAGTCAATGGTCGAAATATAAACAGGTATATAAGCAGCAAGTCGAACAAAAGCTAGAAAAGGGATCACGCCGTGACTGGCAGCAGGTTGTTGCGAATGGCGGTGTAGCTGCTGTGGCAGCCATTTTTTTCTATTTTGATCAGCAAGAGTTTTGGATTTATATGTTTTGTATTTCAATTGCAAGTGCAAATTCAGATACATGGGCTTCAGAAATTGGTACGTTAAGCAAACGTCCCCCCTTATTTATACGAACCTTAAAGATTGTAGAAAAAGGGACCTCTGGCGCTGTTAGCTGGTTAGGAACAAGCGCAGCGCTTGCAGGCTCTTTACTCATTGCTCTTGTTAGCATGCTCCTTTTTCATCTTAGTACAAATGAATTTTTATTTGTTTTTATTTTGGGTTTTCTTGGAAATGTCTTTGATACACTGTTCGGAGCTTTTCTGCAAGTTACGTATGTTTGTCAACACTGCGGTGCTGAAACGGAAAAAAAGCTGCACTGTGCCCAACCGACTGTTAAGGTTCGTGGATTAAAGATGATGAACAATGAGGCAGTAAATTTTATATCCGGATTTTTAGCCTCCTGTGCAGGGATATGGTTATTGAAATAAGAGGTTATAATAAAAAAACAAAACAACTCTAAAAAAAATACCTTTTTGTAAGTTTAAAGGATCATAAATGATTTTTTGATAGCTGGTTATAATGATAAAGAGATCCCTTTTGGAGGTATATTACATGAGAAATCAAGTAAACAGAGTAGCCTTAATTGGTACTGGATTTGTAGGCTCAAGCTATGCATTTGCGATGCTTAATCAAGGTGTTTGTGAAGAATTTGTGATGATTGATTTAAACAAAGAGAAGTCTGAAGGCGACGCAATGGACTTAAATCATGGATTGGCCTTTGCGCCTTCACCAACAAAAATCTGGTTTGGTGATTATTCAGATTGTAAGGACGCAGATTTAGTTGTAATATGCGCTGGAGCGAACCAGAAACCGGGTGAAACAAGGCTTGATCTCGTTGAAAAAAACACGGCGATTTTTAAAGGTATCGTTGAACAGGTAATGGCTAGTGGATTTGATGGAATATTCTTAGTTGCCACGAATCCAGTAGATATTCTAACTTATGTGACCTGGAAGTTTTCAGGTTTACCAAAGGAACGAGTGATTGGTTCTGGAACCATTTTAGACACTGCACGCTTTAGGTTCTTATTGGGTGATTACTTTAATGTGGATACACGAAATGTTCATGCCTATATCATTGGTGAACATGGTGATACAGAGCTTCCTGTATGGAGCCATGCTGATATTGCGGGACGAACTATTTCTGATTGGGCAAAGAATAAACCAGATTTTAAGCAGGAGGACCTTGATCAGCTATTTATTAATGTTCGGGATGCAGCTTATCAAATTATCCAGCGTAAAGGGGCAACATTTTATGGAATTGCGATGGGACTCGTCAGGGTAACAAAAGCGATTTTGCAAAATGAAAATTCAGTTCTAACTGTATCAGCCTATTTAAACAATCAATATGGGCAAAATGATGTGTTTATTGGTGTACCTGCTGTTGTGAACAGAAATGGAATTCGAGAGGTTGTAGAAATCTCGTTAAGTCAAGTAGAGCAGGAACAGTTTAATCATTCTGCAGAGGTTCTGACGAAAATAATAAAAACAATCTCTAATTTACCCAAATAAATGGTTAAGAAGACTGCCGAATGTGCAGTCTTCTTTTCTGGTAAAGAACTTAAATGGATAATTTTATATCGAATCACTCAAAATAATTAAAGGAGGGATTATGATGAAAACATACACACCAATATTAATGATTGTGATAGCGGGTTTATTGGCAATCAAGAACCGATACAAGCTCATAGGTTTCATTTTTAGGAGTAGTTTTACACGACGTTTTTTAGTTAGTACTTTACTAAGTATGCCAGCAGTTCGAAACAAAATGATGCAAATGGTTTTTTCAAAGCCAGTACAATCGTAAAAAGACCTTTCAGGGTCTTTTTTTTATGATGGGAAAACGCCTAAAATTTATTGCATCGTTTTTGTTTTGTAACATCCTTTTAGGAGAAGAACTGAATTTAGTTTATAATATGAGTATCAAAAATCGATTGGTGAAGAACAACTTAATCTTTTTATTGGATAGAAAGTAGGGGAAGAGTTGAATTCCAAAGAGAATTATATATTTTGGAGGTTAGCCGAGTTTTTTATATCCAAACAGGACTATCGCCTGATACAGATGAAGGCAAATGATCAAGAGCTCTGGTTAGAAAACCTAGCTAGTAAGAGAAGCCAAATAATCCGATTAGTGCGTCATGATTTAGACTGGAGCAACTGGATGCAGAGAGATATTGAAACAACAGCAGTCCTTGGCGAAAGGTTTCGGAAGCGGTATGTTAAAGGGGAATTGCAAATTATTAACTTGTATATCACGCCTTTTCCCCAGTAGATGACTATCAATATCGAATTGAAAAAGCATTTCGGATTCCTGGAAACGAAAAAACACACGTGACCACTATTCTAATCGTATCAGACCAGCTTGAGCAATCACTTGGGCAGTTAAATGATAGGATTGAAGGCTCAATCGAATTAACCTTGCAACAAGAATTTGATGAAATGGATATTCAAAAGTTGAAACAATCTTTGTTGGAACAAACCGCGAAGAGGGTCAAAAAAGAAAGAGAAATGTTTGAAAACGGAAAACCCGTATTTACATATATATTATTAGCTATTCAAATCCTTGTATTTCTTTTAATGGAAGTGAAGGGCAGTAGTACGAGTTCGGCTACGCTCATTCAATTTGGAGCAAAAATTAATCCTTTAATTCTAGATGGAGAATGGTGGCGCTTTTTAACCCCTGTATTTCTTCATATTGGAACGCTTCATCTATTGATGAACTCAATTGCATTATTTTATGTCGCTCCACTTGTGGAACGAATATTTGGAAATGGTCGTTTTTTATTCATTTATCTTTTTGCAGGCTTTCTCGGTTCATTAGCAAGTTTTGTTACCAATCCAAATTTATCAGCAGGTGCAAGTGGGGCGATTTTTGGCTGCTTTGGCGCATTGCTTTACTTTGGTACGGTATACCCTAAATTATTTTTTCGTACAATGGGGATGAACCTGTTAATTGTCATTGGATTGAATATTATTTTCGGTTTTTCTGTTCAAGGAATTGATAATGCGGGGCATATCGGTGGGCTTTTAGGTGGATTTCTTGCTGCCGGAATCGTGCATTTCCCTAAAACCAAAAAATTGCTGTTCCAATTGCTATTCTTTGTGGTAAGTGCAGCCATCGTGGCGGGGGGGCTTTTCTATGGTTTTGGTGAAACAACTAGAGCGGTTGATGTGAACTCAAGTTTAGTATTGGCTGATATGTACGTAGACAATGGGGAATATGATCGAGCCTACAAAATCCTTACTGAAGCTGTTGCATTAGATGAGAAAACACCGGAATTATTATTCCAGTTGTCTTATGTTGAAATAAAAAAAGGGATGACTGATCAAGCAAAGAGACACCTACAGAGTGCCATCAAAAAGGATCCAAGCTTTCATGAAGCCCTTTATAACTTGGCATTGATTTATTTAAGTGAACAGAAATTGGAAAAAGCAAAAGAATTAGCCCAGGAAGCGTTAAAAATAGAACCTGATAAGTCTCAATATAAAGATCTCGTCGAGGAAATTAACAAATACTTAGCGCAGTAAAAAAGATGGAGCGATAATTGCTCCATCTTTTTTGCGGTTTGACTTATTTAGCAATAGCTTTGCCCTTGATAGATAGTAGTATTTTTTCCCCATTTTTGTCCATGATGGATTTGTATGTGTGGAAATTTAATCCATGTATTTATCAGGGTAAGGGGGCTTGGGTGAAGATGATAAAAAATCCTGTAAAGAAAAATTTTGAAGATAACATCTCTTACTTGCGTACTGAACTAGGAGTCGGAAAAAGCTTTGATGTCATTCATCTCGATTTAGAATATGCTGAGCGGAGAATGGCACTATTTTTAATAGACGGTTTAGTGAAGGATGATCTCCTCCATCTGCTAATGAAATTTTTAGCAAAGGTCGAAAAGGACCAGCTTGAACCTGATGTTTTGAATAAATTGATGAAAACAAGTCTTCCTTATGTTGAAATTAGCAAAGAGGAGGATATGGACATCGTTGTCGATACCGTGTTGGCGGGTCCGTCAGCATTAGTGATCGAGGGTGTCGACCAAATCATTCTCATTGACGCGAGAACCTATCCGGTTAGAGGACCGCAAGAGCCTGACATTGAAAGAGTTGTTCGTGGCGCTCGTGACGGGTTTGTAGAAACCATTGTCTTTAATACAGCTTTGACGAGAAGAAGAGTTCGTGACCGAACGTTAAGAATGGAATATATGCAAGTGGGAAGACGCTCGAAAACAGATATTGTCGTATGCTATATCGATGACATAGCTAATCCTGATTTAGTGAAGCAAATCAAGGATTCTATTTCAAAAATTGATACTGATGGCTTGCCAATGGCTGAAAAAACAATAGAAGAATACATATCGGGAAGGCACTTTAACCCCTATCCAGTTGTCCGCTATACAGAGCGACCGGATACTGCTGCTACCCATTTGTATGAAGGACACGTCATCATTATTGTAGATGGTTCACCTAGTGTGATGATTACCCCAACAACTTTCTGGCATCATTTGCAGCATGCCGAAGAATATCGAAACAAACCAGTGGTTGGTGCTTATTTACGGTTAATTCGTCATTTTGCTGTTTGGGCTTCTATTTTTTTACTGCCACTTTGGTATTTATTTGCGATTGATCCGGAGCTCGTACCACAACAAATGTCTTTTATCGGACCGAATGATCCAGGGAAAGTCCCTTTATTGCTTCAATTTTTGTTAGCAGAAGTGGGAATGGATATTTTGCGGATGGCAGCAATCCACACGCCTTCATCACTTGCTACGGCACTTGGGCTCGTTGCCGCATTAATGATTGGGCAAGTAGCAGTTGAAGTAGGGTTGTTTACGAATGAAGTGATTTTATATTTGGCGATTGCAGGAATTGGAACATTTGCAACTCCAAGCTATGAAATGAGTTTGGCTAATCGATTAGTTCGAATCGGATTGTTGATAACGACAGCTGTGTTTCATGTATATGGATTTGTGATTGGAATCGTGTTATTTATTATTATGCTCGCAAGGATGAATTCGTTTGGGGTTCCATATTTGTGGCCGTTTATCCCTTTTAATTTTCGAGCATTTCGAGACGTAGTGCTTCGGTCTCCGATGCCACTCAAAAATCGTCGTCCACGTATTTTACATCCGAAGGATCCAGATCGTTAAATCTGCATGCTTTTTATTGCTAGCCTGTCCACGATTCTTTATAATTTGTAATGTAAAAGGAATGTGGGGTTAAGCTATGAAAACAATATTTGATATTCAACAATTGTTAAAGCGATTTGGAACTATCATTTATGTAGGCGATCGTCTAGCCACGCTTGAGTTAATGGAGGATGAAATAAAGGAGCTCTATTTTTCTAAATTAATTGATAAGAATGATCTCCAAACTGCTCTACAAGTACTGAGACATGAGATTGTACTGGAAAAAGAAAAAGCAGAAAGAAAAAGGTGAGCAATTTGGGAGAAAAGTGGATCATTGGTGTTGATTTAGGCGGAACAACAACGAAGCTTGCATTTGTAACAACGTTTGGTGAAATCGTTGATAAATGGGAGATTCCAACAGATGTATCAAATGAAGGAATCAAGATCATCTCGAATATTGCTAGTGCTATTAATCATAAACTTGCCGAGATTGGTAAGTCAAAGGATGATATTCTCGGAATCGGCATGGGTGCACCAGGTCCTGTTAATCTGGAGACAGGAATCATTTATGGTGCGGTAAACCTTGGCTGGAAAACGGAATACCCTCTTAAGCAAATTTTGGAACGAGAGACGCAACTGCCGGCAGTCATTGATAATGACGCAAATTGTGCTGCATTAGGGGAAATGTGGAAGGGTGCCGGAAACGGTGCACGAGACGTTGTTTGTATAACGCTAGGTACAGGTGTTGGTGGTGGAGTTATTACAAACGGTGATATTGTGCAGGGCATAAATGGTGCAGCTGGAGAAATAGGTCATATTAGTTCCATACCAGAGGGCGGAGCGGCTTGCAATTGCGGAAAAACGGGTTGTCTTGAAACCATTGCTTCAGCTACAGGTATTGTAAGAATCACGAAAGACAAGCTATTAAATGAGCAATTATCAGAAGGTGAGCTTGTTAAGTTATATAAAAAAACAGGTATGGTTACGGCAAAGGATGTTTTTGATGCAGCTCGGCAGGGAGATGCTATAGCGCAACAAGTCATAGATGAAGTATCGTATTATCTTGGGCTTGCCCTTGCTAATGTTGCCAATACGCTTAATCCAGAAAAAATTGTGCTTGGTGGAGGCGTATCAAAGGCCAGGGATATTTTGCTGAATCCAGTGAAAGAGTATTTCCAGAAATATTCCTTCCCTCGGGTAGCACAATCAACACGTCTTGTTTTGGCTACACTTGGTAATGATGCAGGAGTAATAGGAGCCTCTTGGCACGTACTCAATAAAAATTAAGGAAACGTCTACTCGCTAAAACTAGCGAGTTTTTTTATTGGAAAAAAGTAAGATTCAATGGAATGAAAGTAAATACACCATATTCTCGTCTAATAAAGCTAGGGTCTTAGTAGATCGCTTTAGGAAGCGGTTTTCTCTCTTCCCTCACAGGTTATTTTTCGTGTTCATATTCATAAAGTATTAGAGAAGGAAGGAGGGAAATGTGTGAAGCTAAGGGTTAGGTCAGGAGATAGTTTATGGTATTATTGTCAGCTGTTTTTGCTGCCGTTAGACTTGGTCCTTGATTCGAATCCTGATGTTGATCCAAATAATCTTTCGGTTGGAACAGAAATTTCGATTCCTGGGTTTAATACTTTTGGTTATAAAATAACCAAAGGAGATACAATTTGGAAGCTTGCACAATCCTATCATCTGAATCCAGAAGCAATTCTTATCCTAAACCAAACCGTAAATTTGAACAGGTTAAGGATTGGTGATGTCATTAATATACCATTTAGAATAACGAGACCAATCGTTAATGTTGGATTGAAATATGATGATGCAGTTTTGAATAAACATCTTTGCGAATTACAAAGATTCTATCCATTTATAAAGACGCGGACAATTGGTAAGTCCGTGTTGGGCAAACCGCTACAGGAAATTCTCATAGGAACCGGTCAGAAAAAAATAAACATTAATGCTGCCTTTCATGCAAATGAGTGGATTACAACTCCTATCCTAATGACTTTTTTAAATGATTATCTTTTGGCATTAACGAATACTCAAAACCTGTGTGGTATTGTTATGAATCCGTTTTATCGAAGTGTTCAGCTTTCTGTTGTGCCGATGGTCAATCCTGATGGGGTAAGTCTTGTCCTAAAAGGACCAACTGAAGAAGTCCGTGATTCAGTAGTAGGCATTAATAATGAAAGTGAAAACTTTACTGCTTGGAAAGCAAATATTCGTGGCGTAGATTTAAATAATCAGTTTCCGGCTAAATGGGAGATTGAGAAGGAGCGAAAGGAGCCAAAAGGACCAGCTCCTCGTGATTATCCTGGTGATGCACCGTTAACAGAACCAGAAGCTATTGCTATGGCAAATTTGGTAAAGGAATCGAGGTTTGATCGTCTTATAGCTCTTCACACACAAGGAGAGGAGTTCTATTGGGGTTATGAGGGTTTTGAGCCAGAAGAAGCGTCAATCATTGCTAAAGAATTTGCAAGAGTTAGTGGCTATAAGGAAGTTCAATATATTGATTCACATGCCGGTTTCAAGGATTGGTTTATCCAAGAATTTCGTAAACCTGGCTTTACTCTTGAGTTAGGAAAAGGAATTAATCCATTACCACTATCACAGTTTTATGATATTTACCGGAAGACACTGCCGATTTTTATAGCCGCTTTATACACTTAGAAAAATCAAATTTCAGAATTGAAATATCTTGTATTTTGTATAGAAAATCTTTACAATTAAATTCATTGTAAAGCGATTCGAAAATCGATTGAAGCCGATTTATCGGCTTTTTTTCGCGTTAATACTGCTGAAAAAGAGAAAACGCTAATTTTAGTGAAACATTTTTTTGTAATTTTCGTACTGATATATATATGAATGAAATGGGGGCGATGGAATGAAAGATTCTGATAAAAAAAGCTTATTGCTCAGTTTATATTTACTGATTATAACCATCGCCCTTTTATCTGGTTGTACAGAAGATAATGTAAATGGTAATGGATTACAGCAAGATGATAAAGATAAATCCAAGCAAATGACCAAAAAAGTGAATGTTATCCAAGCCCCAATAAAAAATTCCACTGGTGAAATTGGACAAGTTGTTGGCTGGTTAAGTAATGATACCGTTGTTTATTTGGTTCAAACACAGGATGGCTCGACTGTTTATACATATCATTTAGATACAGGTAAATCTGTAGAGTTATTTAAGAGCCAGGATCCGATTATTTCAGTATATATCAGCCATTCAGGTGAAAAACTTTTAATCCAATCCTCTTCATCTAATGCTGAAGCAGTGATCACGGTCATTAATAAGCAAGGAAAACAGCTTGTCACGAAAGAAATTAATTCTACCGAATTAGCGATTGAGTGGAATCCTTTTAATGAAAACTTAGTACTGGTTACTGCTTTTAATGATCAATGGGACTATAATGTATCCATTTTAGATATCGAAAATAAGGACATGACGGATGCCAAATTAACGACGCAACCATTTGCGCATTGGTTAACAAGAAATGAATTTGTCTATCTTGACTGGGATATAGATAATCCAGCCTTGTTTGCTCCAGTTGTTATGCAAAGAATCGATAAAGCTCAGGTAGAACAGCTTGATCTTTCAAATGTTTTTCAACTATTTATGTTTCAAGATGTTCTTCTAACGGTTTCAATCGATATTGCCCACGAAGAACAGGCAATTTATACAT
The DNA window shown above is from Bacillus sp. T3 and carries:
- a CDS encoding glycosyltransferase family 4 protein; amino-acid sequence: MTENTSILNDAELDFIPRSDAEVKNHKNPPVLLLTWEFPPNIVGGLARHCYGLAKSLVKQNCQVHVITTKLHNTSSFELVDGINVHRITPFHEQESNFLTWVAGLNLAMIDKVKELSKHHQFSLIHAHDWLVGTSGLILSKELNIPLIATIHSSEHGRNNGIYTDTQTFIDKKERELINGADQLIVCSEYMREELQQVFTIDQKEMAVIANGIDLDSTKMSYIDKNKDLPLDSNKRLIFSIGRLVREKGFDTIIDAAPTLLEKYPDIYFVIAGKGPMYSELEQKIKEYGLEKSVFLVGYVDDEARNLLFRSCELSVFPSLYEPFGIVSLESMILGKPTIVSKTGGLKGIVDHMKAGLFMTPGDKESLIEQVQFLLEHKVQANKLGEKGKEACERLFSWQRIGLETKRVYEETLYRFKKVMP
- the rpmG gene encoding 50S ribosomal protein L33, which codes for MRVNITLACTECGDRNYISTKNKRNNPDRLELKKYCPREKRTTAHRETK
- a CDS encoding 5-formyltetrahydrofolate cyclo-ligase; this encodes MNKKQLRQEMKEQLAFLTKPLYEEKSYSIAKKLYQDPKWILADTVGMTISNPPEVDTYQIIRKAWELGKKVVVPKCDPETKQLHFRKLDRFSQLESVFFGLYEPNPLQTIEVKSDEIDLLIVQGLAFTREGYRLGFGGGYYDRFLMDYHRETYSLAFTMQIVDYLPIERHDLPVDKIFTDEVVDIDD
- a CDS encoding DUF92 domain-containing protein, with amino-acid sequence MTKLLICFILLISVIYGYFKRYLTFSGAVAAFFVGGAVVLAFGFRGLIVLGVFFATSSQWSKYKQVYKQQVEQKLEKGSRRDWQQVVANGGVAAVAAIFFYFDQQEFWIYMFCISIASANSDTWASEIGTLSKRPPLFIRTLKIVEKGTSGAVSWLGTSAALAGSLLIALVSMLLFHLSTNEFLFVFILGFLGNVFDTLFGAFLQVTYVCQHCGAETEKKLHCAQPTVKVRGLKMMNNEAVNFISGFLASCAGIWLLK
- a CDS encoding L-lactate dehydrogenase gives rise to the protein MRNQVNRVALIGTGFVGSSYAFAMLNQGVCEEFVMIDLNKEKSEGDAMDLNHGLAFAPSPTKIWFGDYSDCKDADLVVICAGANQKPGETRLDLVEKNTAIFKGIVEQVMASGFDGIFLVATNPVDILTYVTWKFSGLPKERVIGSGTILDTARFRFLLGDYFNVDTRNVHAYIIGEHGDTELPVWSHADIAGRTISDWAKNKPDFKQEDLDQLFINVRDAAYQIIQRKGATFYGIAMGLVRVTKAILQNENSVLTVSAYLNNQYGQNDVFIGVPAVVNRNGIREVVEISLSQVEQEQFNHSAEVLTKIIKTISNLPK
- a CDS encoding rhomboid family intramembrane serine protease; amino-acid sequence: MTTILIVSDQLEQSLGQLNDRIEGSIELTLQQEFDEMDIQKLKQSLLEQTAKRVKKEREMFENGKPVFTYILLAIQILVFLLMEVKGSSTSSATLIQFGAKINPLILDGEWWRFLTPVFLHIGTLHLLMNSIALFYVAPLVERIFGNGRFLFIYLFAGFLGSLASFVTNPNLSAGASGAIFGCFGALLYFGTVYPKLFFRTMGMNLLIVIGLNIIFGFSVQGIDNAGHIGGLLGGFLAAGIVHFPKTKKLLFQLLFFVVSAAIVAGGLFYGFGETTRAVDVNSSLVLADMYVDNGEYDRAYKILTEAVALDEKTPELLFQLSYVEIKKGMTDQAKRHLQSAIKKDPSFHEALYNLALIYLSEQKLEKAKELAQEALKIEPDKSQYKDLVEEINKYLAQ
- a CDS encoding spore germination protein, with translation MIKNPVKKNFEDNISYLRTELGVGKSFDVIHLDLEYAERRMALFLIDGLVKDDLLHLLMKFLAKVEKDQLEPDVLNKLMKTSLPYVEISKEEDMDIVVDTVLAGPSALVIEGVDQIILIDARTYPVRGPQEPDIERVVRGARDGFVETIVFNTALTRRRVRDRTLRMEYMQVGRRSKTDIVVCYIDDIANPDLVKQIKDSISKIDTDGLPMAEKTIEEYISGRHFNPYPVVRYTERPDTAATHLYEGHVIIIVDGSPSVMITPTTFWHHLQHAEEYRNKPVVGAYLRLIRHFAVWASIFLLPLWYLFAIDPELVPQQMSFIGPNDPGKVPLLLQFLLAEVGMDILRMAAIHTPSSLATALGLVAALMIGQVAVEVGLFTNEVILYLAIAGIGTFATPSYEMSLANRLVRIGLLITTAVFHVYGFVIGIVLFIIMLARMNSFGVPYLWPFIPFNFRAFRDVVLRSPMPLKNRRPRILHPKDPDR
- a CDS encoding YqgQ family protein, which encodes MKTIFDIQQLLKRFGTIIYVGDRLATLELMEDEIKELYFSKLIDKNDLQTALQVLRHEIVLEKEKAERKR
- a CDS encoding ROK family glucokinase, with the translated sequence MGEKWIIGVDLGGTTTKLAFVTTFGEIVDKWEIPTDVSNEGIKIISNIASAINHKLAEIGKSKDDILGIGMGAPGPVNLETGIIYGAVNLGWKTEYPLKQILERETQLPAVIDNDANCAALGEMWKGAGNGARDVVCITLGTGVGGGVITNGDIVQGINGAAGEIGHISSIPEGGAACNCGKTGCLETIASATGIVRITKDKLLNEQLSEGELVKLYKKTGMVTAKDVFDAARQGDAIAQQVIDEVSYYLGLALANVANTLNPEKIVLGGGVSKARDILLNPVKEYFQKYSFPRVAQSTRLVLATLGNDAGVIGASWHVLNKN
- a CDS encoding M14 family metallopeptidase; this translates as MKLRVRSGDSLWYYCQLFLLPLDLVLDSNPDVDPNNLSVGTEISIPGFNTFGYKITKGDTIWKLAQSYHLNPEAILILNQTVNLNRLRIGDVINIPFRITRPIVNVGLKYDDAVLNKHLCELQRFYPFIKTRTIGKSVLGKPLQEILIGTGQKKININAAFHANEWITTPILMTFLNDYLLALTNTQNLCGIVMNPFYRSVQLSVVPMVNPDGVSLVLKGPTEEVRDSVVGINNESENFTAWKANIRGVDLNNQFPAKWEIEKERKEPKGPAPRDYPGDAPLTEPEAIAMANLVKESRFDRLIALHTQGEEFYWGYEGFEPEEASIIAKEFARVSGYKEVQYIDSHAGFKDWFIQEFRKPGFTLELGKGINPLPLSQFYDIYRKTLPIFIAALYT